The Flavobacterium psychrotrophum region TGCTGCTACTGTTTCGGTTAGGCTTTGCTGCCGGAAACGACTCCCTGCTTACTGCCCTTGATAAAGAGATGGCGAAACGGGAGGTGTATGATGCCGCTAAAATAAACCGTATAAATCAGCTCAAGCAATACCTTGCTGCCGGCGGGCTTACCACGCCCGAACGCTACAGCCTTAACGGGCGGCTGGTTGCCGAATTTATTCCGTACCAGTTTGCGCAGGCAGTACAGTATTTAGAGCATAATATTAGCCTTGCCCAAAAGACGAATAATCTGCTGTTTTTGTATAAAGCTAAGCTACAGCTTGCAGAACTATTGTCGTCATCCGGCAACTATGCCGAGAGTGCTGCTGTACTGACTCAGGTAAACCGCAGGCAGGTGCCGGATGAACTATTAGATTACTATTACTACTGCCACACATGGCTTAATTTCAGGCTTAAATTTTACAGCGCTTATAATGCTACCCGCGATGCTTACAGCCAGCGTTACCATGCTTATGCTGACAGTGTTATGGATCGCCTGCCAAATAATGGCGAAGATTATCTGCAAATAGCCGAAACCCGCTACCGCGATACCGGCGAAAACCTAAAGAGCCGTGAGGCTAACCTTAAACGCCTTGCTATGGCTGCTCCGGGTACGCGTGCCTACAGCCGTATTACATTCTTTTTGGCGCAAAGCTACCTGCCCGATGATATTGGGCAGTATAAAAAATACCTTATACTCAGCGCGCTTTCAGATATACGGGCATCGGTAAAAGACAATGCCTCGCTTACGGCACTGGCAGTACAATACTTTAAAGAGGGCGATATAGAGCGTGCACACCGTTACATCAACTTTGCTTTTGACGATGCTTCGTTTTACAATTCGCGCCTGCGCCTGCAATCCATATCCAGTGTGTTGCCGCTTATAAACAAGGCTTACGAAAAAGCCGTGCAAAAAGAAAAGGCTAAACTTCAGGTTACAGTAATTATCATAAGTGTACTTG contains the following coding sequences:
- a CDS encoding DUF6377 domain-containing protein; translation: MIKKLLILLLLLLFRLGFAAGNDSLLTALDKEMAKREVYDAAKINRINQLKQYLAAGGLTTPERYSLNGRLVAEFIPYQFAQAVQYLEHNISLAQKTNNLLFLYKAKLQLAELLSSSGNYAESAAVLTQVNRRQVPDELLDYYYYCHTWLNFRLKFYSAYNATRDAYSQRYHAYADSVMDRLPNNGEDYLQIAETRYRDTGENLKSREANLKRLAMAAPGTRAYSRITFFLAQSYLPDDIGQYKKYLILSALSDIRASVKDNASLTALAVQYFKEGDIERAHRYINFAFDDASFYNSRLRLQSISSVLPLINKAYEKAVQKEKAKLQVTVIIISVLALLLLALFFYIYRQVANLRRARKNLQQANEQLNALNGQLQQAHNELKHLYTELTDTNRIKEYYIGNLLNVCSDYLDKLDTYRKTVKKMIMGRQVAELLEKTKSSELIDEELILFYKNFDAIFLQIYPDFVEQLNALLLPEEQITLKNGELLSTELRIFALIRLGITDSAGIARLLRYSVNTIYNYRVKIKNKALFRDDFETQVMKIGAFNNL